In a single window of the Candidatus Methylomirabilota bacterium genome:
- a CDS encoding TIGR02757 family protein — MAMMRSHAQLKQLLEELYHRYSRPAYLSTSALGIPHRYVSPEDREIAAFVTASLAYGNVKQIHRSATAALDAMGKSPARFVRRFDPDRESARLQHVVHRFNSGIDLALLCYLLNQAIATAGSLQTFFLKGYDPTHDDIGPALTSFVDRMLSLDVSPFYPSGALPSKAGVRFFFPSPHQGSACKRLNLFLRWMVRRGDGIDFGIWTEVSPAKLIVPLDTHVARIARQLGLTRITQPNWRMAKEVTWRLRAFDPEDPVKYDFALCRLGVLRQPIPDLG, encoded by the coding sequence ATGGCTATGATGCGCTCCCACGCGCAACTCAAGCAACTCCTGGAGGAACTCTACCACCGCTACAGCCGGCCTGCATACCTCTCGACCAGCGCCCTCGGTATTCCGCACCGATATGTCAGTCCGGAAGATCGGGAAATCGCGGCCTTCGTCACGGCCTCCCTGGCCTATGGTAACGTCAAGCAGATCCACCGCAGTGCCACGGCAGCGCTCGATGCGATGGGCAAAAGCCCAGCCAGGTTCGTTCGACGATTCGATCCCGACCGGGAGTCAGCGCGCCTGCAACACGTCGTCCACCGTTTCAATTCGGGTATCGATCTGGCGTTGCTGTGCTATCTGCTCAATCAAGCCATCGCGACGGCGGGATCACTGCAGACATTCTTTCTCAAGGGGTACGATCCCACGCACGACGACATCGGACCGGCCCTGACCAGCTTTGTCGACCGGATGCTGTCGCTGGACGTCTCGCCGTTCTATCCTTCCGGCGCACTCCCGTCGAAGGCCGGTGTCCGCTTTTTCTTCCCCTCGCCGCATCAGGGGAGCGCGTGTAAGCGCCTCAATCTGTTCCTGCGCTGGATGGTGCGCCGCGGGGACGGGATCGATTTCGGCATCTGGACGGAGGTCTCGCCGGCCAAGCTGATCGTGCCGCTCGACACGCATGTCGCGCGGATCGCCCGACAACTTGGCCTGACCAGGATCACACAGCCCAATTGGCGGATGGCCAAAGAGGTTACGTGGCGACTCCGTGCCTTCGATCCCGAGGACCCGGTCAAATACGACTTTGCCCTGTGCCGCCTCGGGGTCCTGAGGCAGCCGATCCCCGACCTGGGCTAG
- a CDS encoding bile acid:sodium symporter: protein MDRVTGLFPLWAVLISAVAVIYPGLLMPLKWAIVPLLGVVMFGMGVTLMPSDFTAILKRPAIVALGVVLQFLLMPLIGWLLTRLLSLPLPLAVGVVLVGAAPGGTASNVITYLARGDVALSITLTSLSTMLAVVMTPLLTWLYVGQLVAVPTGDMLLSILNIILLPVACGVVVNTLWGYRLGGIKRVFPLISIAGIILIIGAIVALNQPQLSALALPVIIAVVLHNLVGLTGGYLAPKALGLDSTICRTIAIEVGMQNSGLAVALAVKYFSPAAALPGALFSIWHNLSGAALASIWSRTSRQ from the coding sequence ATGGATCGCGTAACCGGACTCTTCCCACTCTGGGCGGTCCTCATTTCGGCTGTCGCCGTCATCTATCCCGGGTTGCTGATGCCGCTCAAATGGGCCATCGTCCCGTTGTTGGGAGTGGTCATGTTCGGCATGGGCGTGACGCTGATGCCGAGCGATTTCACAGCCATCCTCAAGCGGCCCGCCATCGTCGCCCTGGGCGTGGTGCTGCAGTTTCTCTTGATGCCGCTGATCGGATGGCTGTTGACCCGGCTGCTCTCCCTGCCGCTACCTCTGGCGGTGGGGGTTGTGCTGGTGGGTGCGGCGCCGGGTGGGACCGCATCGAACGTGATTACCTATCTGGCCAGGGGCGATGTAGCGCTCTCCATCACTTTGACCTCCCTCTCAACCATGCTGGCCGTGGTAATGACGCCGTTGCTCACCTGGTTGTACGTCGGACAGTTGGTGGCTGTGCCGACCGGCGATATGCTGCTTAGCATCCTCAACATCATCCTGTTGCCAGTGGCGTGCGGCGTCGTTGTGAATACCCTTTGGGGGTATCGACTCGGAGGGATCAAGCGGGTGTTCCCGCTCATATCAATCGCCGGCATCATCCTCATCATCGGGGCGATTGTTGCACTGAATCAGCCGCAGCTTTCTGCGCTGGCACTCCCGGTCATCATCGCCGTGGTCCTGCACAACCTTGTGGGGCTGACCGGCGGATATCTCGCGCCAAAAGCGCTCGGCCTCGATTCCACCATCTGCCGAACGATCGCCATTGAGGTCGGTATGCAAAATTCCGGGCTCGCCGTGGCGCTGGCCGTCAAATACTTCTCGCCGGCCGCGGCGCTCCCCGGCGCCCTCTTCAGCATCTGGCACAACCTGTCAGGCGCGGCCCTGGCCAGTATCTGGTCCCGAACCAGCCGCCAGTGA
- a CDS encoding restriction endonuclease subunit R encodes MRNHLHQRLAQRVDQWRGDGYPVPPYPALAEILEWAYEGETETLRFLRRPQLQALETYWYLRLVEGTPHVCDLYRRFFQKQSELLDALGLDNPRIKEFALDEGINALWTRIKTDDGFVRDFRLESLRETLSLDYPSYILALAMGAGKTILIGAIIATEFAMALEYRHDPDAPFVQNALVFAPGKTIIESLRELAEIPYEKILPPRLHKPFAASVKLTFTRDGEKDVPVIRGSFYNVVVTNTEKIRIQKETIRKSDIGNLFTAGREDEARAEIANLRLQGIASLPHLAVFSDEAHHTYGQSLDTELKKVRKTVDYLAANTNVICVVNTTGTPYFQRQPLRDVVIWYGLSAGIKDGILKDLAGNIHAYDFSGDAETYVAHVIEDFFRDYGDVHLPNGAPAKLALYFPQTADLKELKPIVDQALVKVGQSPTLCLVNTSDETMTKQADIDAFNRLNDPMAPHRVILLVNKGTEGWNCPSLFACALARKLKTSNNFVLQAATRCLRQVPGNSAKARVYLSTDNFGVLDRQLQETYGETIADLNRSGQETRSARIVLRKLDLPPLVVTQRVRTVVRKEEVAKPLRLERPARSADRRLKKTVHTLADQQATLSVLRQVGDTVTMEAAPEATDPYAAAVDLAARYRLDLWEIYHELRRLYGTADIPTVHIEVLAGQLEKQTRFYEVHEERVEVALALVKPDGFTKDTDSSGIEVYTAEIIYPKDRERLLLSWETMKSNNGHDFGFHYSPYDFDSNPEKSFFEQVLAHMNLHPSEVEDIYFTGALTDPAKTDFFIEYKDDKGTWHRYTPDFIVRKKPKRGGQPGTGRVFIVEIKREHDRAHPVDGENGRKAMALRKWETLNPDRLKYQMIFTDTDTVPADEMGIVRRFVEEPCA; translated from the coding sequence GTGAGGAATCACCTACACCAGCGTCTTGCTCAGCGAGTGGACCAATGGCGAGGAGACGGGTATCCTGTCCCGCCATATCCTGCGCTGGCCGAGATTCTTGAGTGGGCATACGAGGGCGAGACCGAAACCCTTCGTTTCCTGCGCCGCCCACAGCTTCAGGCGCTAGAGACCTACTGGTATCTTCGGCTTGTCGAAGGGACTCCCCACGTTTGCGATCTATACCGGCGCTTCTTCCAGAAGCAGTCTGAACTCCTCGATGCGCTTGGACTTGACAATCCTCGCATCAAAGAATTCGCCCTGGATGAGGGGATCAATGCCCTCTGGACGCGGATCAAGACGGACGACGGATTCGTCCGCGATTTTCGGCTGGAATCGCTCCGCGAGACGCTCAGTCTTGACTACCCGAGCTACATCCTTGCCTTGGCGATGGGGGCCGGAAAGACCATTCTGATCGGCGCGATCATTGCGACCGAGTTCGCGATGGCGCTGGAATACCGCCACGACCCTGACGCCCCTTTTGTGCAGAATGCCCTCGTCTTTGCTCCAGGTAAGACAATCATCGAATCCTTACGCGAACTGGCCGAGATCCCGTACGAAAAAATCCTGCCGCCACGCCTGCACAAACCGTTTGCCGCCTCGGTCAAGCTGACCTTTACACGCGACGGGGAGAAGGACGTGCCGGTGATCCGAGGCAGCTTTTACAATGTTGTCGTGACCAATACCGAGAAGATCAGGATTCAGAAGGAGACGATCCGGAAGTCGGATATCGGCAACCTGTTCACGGCTGGGCGGGAGGATGAGGCCCGCGCCGAAATCGCCAACCTGCGTCTCCAGGGTATCGCCAGCCTCCCTCATCTGGCGGTCTTTTCCGACGAGGCCCACCATACCTATGGGCAGTCGCTTGATACCGAGTTGAAAAAGGTCCGCAAGACAGTTGATTATCTGGCTGCCAACACCAACGTGATCTGTGTAGTCAACACGACCGGTACCCCCTATTTCCAGCGGCAGCCATTAAGGGATGTGGTCATCTGGTATGGTCTTTCGGCCGGTATCAAAGACGGTATCCTCAAGGACCTGGCCGGCAATATCCACGCTTACGATTTCTCAGGCGACGCCGAAACGTATGTCGCCCACGTCATCGAGGATTTCTTTCGAGACTACGGCGATGTGCATCTGCCGAACGGCGCTCCCGCGAAGCTCGCCCTCTACTTCCCCCAGACCGCTGATCTCAAGGAACTCAAGCCAATTGTCGACCAGGCGCTGGTCAAGGTGGGCCAGAGCCCGACGCTCTGTCTCGTCAATACCTCCGATGAGACCATGACTAAACAGGCCGATATCGATGCCTTCAACCGGCTGAATGATCCGATGGCCCCGCATCGGGTCATCCTTCTGGTGAACAAAGGGACCGAGGGGTGGAACTGTCCCAGTCTGTTTGCGTGTGCGCTGGCTCGCAAGCTGAAGACTTCCAATAACTTTGTCCTACAGGCGGCTACCCGCTGCCTGCGCCAGGTTCCGGGCAACAGCGCTAAGGCCCGCGTCTATCTTTCTACTGACAACTTCGGCGTCCTCGACCGGCAGTTGCAAGAGACCTACGGGGAAACCATCGCCGACCTCAACCGGTCCGGGCAGGAGACTCGTAGCGCGCGCATCGTCCTGCGCAAGCTCGATCTCCCGCCGCTCGTCGTCACACAACGGGTCCGCACCGTCGTCAGGAAAGAGGAAGTCGCCAAACCGTTGCGCCTTGAGCGTCCCGCCCGCAGCGCCGATAGACGGCTTAAGAAGACCGTCCATACCCTGGCCGACCAGCAAGCCACGCTGAGCGTATTGCGCCAAGTGGGCGACACGGTGACGATGGAGGCGGCTCCGGAGGCAACCGATCCCTATGCGGCCGCCGTAGACCTGGCGGCTCGGTATAGACTTGATCTATGGGAAATCTACCATGAGCTTCGGCGGCTGTATGGCACGGCGGATATTCCGACCGTCCATATCGAGGTCCTGGCCGGCCAGCTAGAAAAGCAGACCCGCTTCTACGAGGTTCACGAGGAACGGGTCGAAGTTGCGCTGGCCCTGGTGAAGCCCGATGGCTTCACGAAGGATACGGACAGCTCCGGCATAGAGGTCTATACGGCCGAGATCATCTACCCCAAAGACCGCGAGCGCCTGCTGCTGTCATGGGAAACGATGAAGAGCAATAACGGACACGATTTCGGCTTTCACTACAGTCCGTACGATTTCGACTCCAATCCTGAGAAAAGCTTCTTCGAGCAGGTGTTGGCGCACATGAATCTGCATCCCTCTGAAGTCGAGGATATCTATTTCACCGGAGCGCTTACCGATCCGGCCAAGACCGACTTCTTCATCGAGTACAAAGACGACAAGGGAACGTGGCATCGCTACACACCCGATTTCATCGTCCGAAAGAAACCGAAACGGGGCGGGCAACCGGGAACGGGCAGGGTCTTCATCGTGGAGATCAAGCGCGAGCACGACCGCGCGCATCCGGTCGATGGCGAGAATGGCAGGAAGGCGATGGCACTGCGAAAGTGGGAAACACTGAATCCCGACCGGCTGAAGTATCAAATGATCTTCACTGACACTGATACCGTTCCCGCCGACGAGATGGGAATCGTGCGTAGGTTCGTCGAGGAGCCCTGTGCATGA
- a CDS encoding restriction endonuclease subunit M — MSAKIPIDRDKKTEVKITSAKGRPMLTWVGKRPLSHVTAFPAQHVETFDPVGAGLARPGAQQAAPLQDSTIWRDWPTTYPKGGLLFHGDNKEVLAHLLANGFRGKVNLIYIDPPFDSGADYVRKVSLRGVKGTAKIDGESYTIGEQIQYTDIWANDNYLQFMYERLLLLKELLAEDGSIYLHCDAARSYLLRCLLDEVFCADHFRNEIVREKQRGGKHHVKRSLGSIHDTLFHYSKGDQFTWNEFRKEVPERVLFERYPYEDEQGRYALADCTNFKVDRPNLTYEFLSFLRTWKWTKEEMQRKYEAGEVVQSAPGNIPRRKVRPNDGDLVQSLWYDVPDTESHTDYPTEKSPKLIERIIELSSNTGDLVLDCFIGSGTTAAVAQKLGRRWIGCDINKGAIQITAKRLQTIIGEQIETRRKSPLTLALSHEGRGDCSSSPLTGEGRDGGEKSPAQMAFTVWRVNDYDLAIQHNEAVNLACEHIGIQRTRTDPFFDGTLGKSLVKIIPFGHPLTPLDLEELKRELEARPDEDRPVTLVCLGMELAAKTWIEDWNRLRKRKKDEFLHKPEVNKIDVIELRTDPKYGKFIRHELARAKIKITRVGARLAAPKIVVEIEDFISPTIIERLEQQAGILKPKIDDWRAMVDCVMIDPAYDGKVFNVALSDVPEKKTDLVTGKYGIPAPNGETTVAVKVIDMLGEEVLVTVPMKK; from the coding sequence ATGAGCGCCAAAATCCCGATCGACCGCGATAAGAAAACGGAGGTCAAGATCACGTCTGCCAAGGGTCGGCCGATGCTCACGTGGGTAGGCAAGCGACCGCTGTCGCACGTCACGGCCTTCCCGGCTCAGCATGTGGAAACGTTCGACCCTGTAGGGGCAGGGCTTGCCCGGCCCGGGGCGCAGCAAGCAGCGCCCCTACAGGATTCAACGATTTGGCGCGACTGGCCCACCACTTACCCGAAGGGCGGCCTCCTCTTCCATGGCGACAACAAAGAGGTATTGGCGCACCTGCTCGCCAACGGCTTCCGCGGCAAGGTGAACCTGATCTACATCGACCCGCCTTTCGATTCCGGCGCCGACTACGTCCGCAAGGTTTCCCTGCGCGGCGTCAAGGGTACGGCAAAGATCGACGGCGAGAGCTATACCATCGGCGAACAGATCCAGTACACCGACATCTGGGCTAACGACAACTACCTCCAGTTCATGTATGAGCGGTTGTTGCTGTTGAAGGAGTTGCTGGCCGAGGATGGAAGTATCTACTTGCACTGCGATGCAGCAAGAAGCTACCTGTTGCGATGTCTCCTCGACGAGGTTTTCTGCGCCGACCACTTTCGCAACGAGATCGTTCGGGAGAAACAGCGTGGCGGCAAACACCACGTCAAGAGGTCACTTGGGTCGATTCACGACACGCTTTTCCACTATTCAAAAGGCGATCAGTTTACATGGAATGAATTCCGCAAAGAAGTCCCTGAGCGGGTACTCTTCGAGCGCTACCCGTACGAAGATGAGCAGGGCCGGTATGCTCTAGCAGACTGTACGAACTTCAAAGTTGACCGTCCGAATCTCACCTATGAATTTCTTAGTTTCTTGAGAACCTGGAAATGGACTAAAGAGGAGATGCAGCGGAAATACGAAGCGGGCGAGGTGGTACAAAGTGCGCCCGGCAACATTCCGCGCCGCAAAGTCCGTCCAAACGACGGGGATCTCGTTCAGAGTCTGTGGTACGACGTACCGGACACTGAATCACATACTGACTATCCTACGGAGAAGTCACCCAAGTTGATTGAGAGGATCATAGAATTGTCTTCCAATACCGGTGATCTGGTTCTTGACTGCTTCATCGGCTCCGGGACCACGGCTGCTGTGGCACAGAAATTAGGCCGACGCTGGATCGGCTGCGACATCAACAAGGGGGCGATCCAGATCACGGCTAAGCGATTGCAGACGATCATTGGCGAGCAGATCGAGACGCGGCGGAAGAGCCCCCTCACCCTCGCCCTCTCCCACGAGGGGAGAGGGGATTGTTCTTCGTCCCCCTTGACGGGGGAAGGCCGGGATGGGGGTGAGAAGTCGCCGGCGCAGATGGCGTTTACCGTTTGGCGCGTGAACGACTACGATCTCGCGATCCAGCACAACGAGGCCGTCAATCTGGCCTGCGAGCATATCGGCATCCAGCGCACCAGAACCGACCCTTTCTTCGACGGTACGCTGGGGAAATCCCTCGTCAAGATCATTCCCTTCGGCCATCCCCTCACGCCGCTCGATCTGGAGGAACTCAAACGCGAACTGGAGGCCCGACCCGACGAAGACCGACCCGTTACCTTGGTCTGTTTAGGCATGGAACTCGCCGCAAAGACCTGGATCGAGGACTGGAACAGGCTTCGTAAGCGGAAGAAAGACGAATTCTTGCACAAGCCCGAGGTCAACAAGATCGACGTCATTGAGCTTCGCACCGATCCCAAGTACGGCAAGTTCATCCGGCACGAGCTGGCCCGCGCGAAGATCAAGATCACGCGCGTAGGGGCGCGGCTAGCCGCGCCCAAGATCGTTGTGGAGATCGAAGACTTCATCTCCCCGACGATCATTGAACGGCTCGAACAGCAGGCAGGGATTCTCAAACCGAAGATCGATGACTGGCGCGCGATGGTGGACTGCGTGATGATCGACCCAGCCTACGACGGCAAGGTCTTCAATGTGGCGCTTTCCGATGTGCCGGAGAAAAAGACCGACCTTGTGACGGGTAAGTACGGGATCCCTGCCCCGAACGGCGAAACGACCGTCGCCGTCAAGGTCATCGACATGCTTGGCGAAGAGGTGCTGGTCACGGTGCCGATGAAGAAATAA
- a CDS encoding DNA polymerase subunit beta, with protein sequence MNLKIPIDRDKIAEFCRRWKITELSLFGSVLRDDFRPDSDVDVLVTFAEDAQWSLFDLVDIQEELGQILGRKVDLTEKRGLRNPFRRYEILRTKEVVYVG encoded by the coding sequence ATGAACCTCAAAATTCCGATCGATCGCGACAAGATCGCTGAGTTCTGCCGCCGGTGGAAGATCACCGAACTTTCCTTATTCGGATCGGTACTTCGCGACGACTTCCGCCCTGACAGTGACGTGGATGTCCTCGTCACATTTGCTGAAGACGCCCAATGGAGCCTGTTTGATCTGGTGGACATACAAGAAGAGCTGGGTCAGATATTGGGTCGGAAGGTTGACCTGACTGAAAAGAGAGGTCTCCGCAACCCGTTCCGGCGTTATGAGATCCTCAGGACAAAGGAGGTAGTCTATGTCGGGTGA
- a CDS encoding DUF86 domain-containing protein has product MSGETRDPAYLWDMLEAAKKIVSFARDVTHEQYRVDLKLQAAVEREISIIGEAARRISGPFRSAHPEIPWQKIIAQRNVMVHEYGDVDHERVWQLVINHVPRLIEDLTPLIPPIPEQPKE; this is encoded by the coding sequence ATGTCGGGTGAAACCCGCGATCCCGCCTACCTCTGGGATATGCTGGAGGCCGCGAAAAAGATCGTGAGTTTTGCTCGAGATGTCACGCATGAACAGTATCGTGTCGATTTAAAACTTCAGGCGGCTGTTGAGCGTGAGATCAGTATCATCGGCGAGGCGGCTCGACGGATCAGCGGTCCCTTCCGCAGCGCCCACCCAGAGATCCCGTGGCAGAAGATTATTGCTCAAAGAAACGTGATGGTACACGAGTACGGCGATGTCGACCACGAACGCGTGTGGCAACTTGTTATCAACCACGTCCCACGTCTGATTGAGGATTTGACACCATTGATCCCGCCAATTCCTGAGCAGCCGAAGGAATAA
- a CDS encoding carotenoid 1,2-hydratase gives MLFDLFVGSGAIARQAFRQALPGYRFAFPRDHASHPDYKTEWWYYSGHLQTGDGQRFGYQLTFFRVGVDPALRGDSRSRWAVRDLHLAHFALSDLTHRRFHYWERRSRGALDSAGASTGAFRIWNGPWEASGDGKIHRLTASAEGHAIDLTLTQTKPPAIHGSDGVSQKAEGLGRASHYYSVTKMATKGTLTFSGKRQAVTGSTWMDHEFGSNQLTESQIGWDWFAIQLDDGADLMLYQLRLTDGQPDPHSSGSLIYPDGRVEHLPLNAFKMTPQEVWRSPKSGGKYPIRWRVQVPGRRLDLSVQAAFPDQELDTRGSTMVTYWEGSVAISGTAGDRPIAGVGYLEMTGYAAPFRQPL, from the coding sequence ATGCTTTTCGACCTTTTCGTCGGGAGTGGCGCGATCGCCCGGCAAGCCTTCCGGCAGGCGCTTCCCGGCTATCGATTCGCCTTTCCGCGCGACCACGCCTCGCATCCCGATTACAAAACCGAGTGGTGGTACTATTCAGGCCATCTACAGACCGGCGACGGACAGCGGTTCGGTTATCAACTGACCTTCTTCCGGGTCGGCGTCGATCCGGCACTTCGGGGCGACAGCCGGTCCCGTTGGGCGGTCCGGGACCTGCACCTGGCTCACTTCGCCCTTTCGGACCTTACGCACCGCCGCTTTCACTATTGGGAGCGCCGAAGTCGCGGCGCCCTGGATTCGGCCGGCGCCTCAACAGGGGCGTTCAGAATCTGGAACGGCCCATGGGAGGCCAGTGGAGATGGAAAGATTCACCGCTTGACCGCAAGTGCAGAGGGGCATGCGATCGACCTCACCCTGACCCAGACAAAACCGCCCGCCATCCATGGTAGTGATGGCGTGAGTCAAAAAGCAGAAGGCCTGGGCCGCGCTTCCCACTACTACTCAGTTACCAAGATGGCCACTAAGGGCACGTTGACCTTTTCCGGAAAGCGGCAGGCCGTGACCGGCTCAACCTGGATGGATCACGAATTCGGGAGCAACCAGCTTACAGAATCGCAGATCGGGTGGGACTGGTTCGCGATCCAACTCGACGATGGCGCCGACCTGATGCTCTACCAGCTCCGACTGACGGATGGGCAACCAGACCCCCATTCCAGCGGCAGCCTGATCTATCCGGACGGGCGAGTCGAGCATCTGCCTCTGAACGCCTTTAAAATGACACCGCAAGAGGTCTGGCGGAGCCCGAAGAGTGGCGGCAAATACCCGATCCGGTGGCGGGTCCAGGTCCCCGGCCGACGCCTCGACCTGTCGGTGCAGGCCGCATTCCCTGATCAGGAGCTGGATACCCGCGGCAGCACCATGGTTACCTACTGGGAAGGGTCGGTCGCCATCTCGGGGACTGCGGGTGACCGGCCGATCGCCGGAGTCGGGTATCTCGAAATGACCGGCTACGCCGCCCCCTTCCGCCAGCCGCTGTGA
- a CDS encoding lipoprotein-releasing system ATP-binding protein LolD — MIRLQRVSKTYSLGAVEVRALDRVTLTIGPGEFVALVGPSGCGKSTLLNLMAGIDRPTSGEVWLDRERLDDLPDDSLTRLRRSRIGIVYQFFNLLPTLTAGENVALPLLLDGLHHAEIETRVEQGLRRVGLTHRAAHWPHELSGGEQQRVAIARAIVAGPRVVLADEPTGNLDSVAGEAILDLLDELHRDHGQTIVLATHSQEAMRRAGRIVYLRDGRLAGLEES, encoded by the coding sequence GTGATCAGACTTCAGCGGGTATCAAAGACCTATTCGCTGGGTGCGGTTGAGGTACGGGCCCTGGATCGGGTGACGTTGACCATAGGGCCAGGGGAATTCGTCGCATTGGTGGGACCGAGCGGCTGCGGGAAGAGTACCCTTCTGAACCTGATGGCCGGGATTGATCGGCCGACCTCCGGCGAGGTGTGGCTGGACAGAGAGCGCCTGGATGATCTGCCAGACGATAGCCTCACGCGGCTTCGTCGAAGCCGGATCGGGATCGTCTATCAGTTCTTCAACCTGCTGCCGACGCTGACCGCCGGGGAAAACGTCGCTCTCCCCTTGCTGCTGGATGGCTTGCACCACGCCGAGATCGAAACGCGCGTCGAGCAGGGGCTGCGCCGGGTCGGTCTGACCCACCGCGCGGCGCACTGGCCTCATGAGCTGTCCGGCGGGGAACAGCAGCGGGTGGCGATCGCCCGGGCGATTGTCGCCGGGCCGCGTGTTGTCCTGGCCGACGAACCGACCGGAAACCTGGACTCGGTGGCGGGTGAGGCGATCCTGGATCTGCTTGATGAGTTGCATCGAGATCACGGACAGACGATTGTCCTGGCCACCCATAGTCAAGAGGCGATGCGGAGGGCCGGTCGGATCGTCTACCTTCGTGACGGACGACTGGCGGGACTCGAGGAATCCTGA
- the pal gene encoding peptidoglycan-associated lipoprotein Pal, with translation MGGRQMKRLWRLKSISTIGLLVSVTLLLTGCPKRADLGGMDGTSPTAQSEEKVKPAQPIQEPPAPGAPSAQQPTTAGKESPLRDIFFDFDKSTISGDAMTSLHENLQWFNANPTAQITIEGHCDERGTAEYNLALGERRAKAAGDYLVAAGIGAKRIKIVSFGKERPFAPGHDESAWKWNRRAHFVVNE, from the coding sequence ATGGGGGGGAGACAGATGAAGAGATTGTGGAGACTCAAGAGTATTTCGACGATCGGATTGCTCGTGTCCGTCACACTTCTGCTTACCGGCTGCCCGAAACGGGCGGATCTCGGCGGCATGGATGGGACGTCACCCACCGCTCAATCCGAGGAAAAGGTGAAGCCTGCCCAACCGATTCAGGAACCGCCGGCGCCCGGGGCGCCATCCGCGCAACAACCGACAACGGCCGGGAAGGAGTCACCGCTCAGGGATATCTTCTTCGATTTCGACAAATCGACGATCAGCGGAGACGCCATGACCAGTCTCCACGAGAACCTTCAGTGGTTCAACGCCAATCCAACCGCACAGATCACCATCGAAGGCCACTGTGACGAACGCGGGACGGCGGAATATAATCTGGCCCTGGGGGAACGACGGGCCAAGGCGGCCGGGGATTACCTGGTGGCGGCGGGCATTGGTGCCAAGCGCATCAAGATCGTGAGTTTCGGGAAAGAACGCCCGTTCGCTCCGGGTCACGATGAGTCGGCGTGGAAATGGAACCGGCGGGCGCATTTTGTCGTCAACGAATAG